In the genome of Calliopsis andreniformis isolate RMS-2024a chromosome 10, iyCalAndr_principal, whole genome shotgun sequence, one region contains:
- the LOC143184843 gene encoding WD repeat-containing protein 43, translating to MATAASCYAFSSDSEYFAYCGNDGKLKIWDTATGRLKQEYVSNFHLSFPCCALAWIYVNSQSTNATPSPWKKRRKKSISEESNPKGIVAMGSTNGKIALYDTTTSSVTTQLDGHSGTVTAITWSENAGLFSAADDHHIIHWNIKENGVKCKWKSGKKKTTSLAITADGKSLLSGERNVKWWDLATKKLIRTFTGHANQVTCLCTVNMPSGNNYAISGAYGDGCLSVWTLDEHSNERTPVTNLTLQDDAISISTNVSEDSQVTVLVVTRSGQSQLFQYQPNGHTKPLKPSLNVAVASDINQKDSVQQISILNAKLTDDQKLLLVYGTYISPIFERVIPDFSDKVQCLVRSDNRRNKDKKEEISKVKTAVIADNVEYLGPGLLTTSPKRSRNNSGSQLLLKDRLENLSLNAETSSEGKTTGTGSNRAQLLIQGLNSKDKTILSNIFLTKNESIIRNTIIKLPVQAIGPLLKELTILLQGKTYTSKIAVKWLEALLMAHAGQFLSQADLMESFGPILNLIDAKLALLSEVAKLKGRVSLVTGQISQTVEEQQKDVTENCLVYQDSDSSDEDGGMEDEDLESESDEHWDEISNQGDEDDQEEQDEDVRSTNSDEDNKSISS from the exons ATGGCGACTGCTGCTAGTTGTTACGCTTTTTCTTCCGATAGTGAATATTTTGCATATTGTGGAAATGAtggaaagttgaaaatttgggaCACTGCGACTGGTCGTCTAAAACAGGAATATGTTTCTAATTTCCATCTTTCTTTTCCGTGTTGCGCTTTGGCCTGGATttatgtcaattctcagtcaacaAATGCGACG CCTTCACCATGGAAAAAGCGCAGAAAGAAGTCTATTTCAGAAGAGTCCAATCCCAAAGGCATTGTTGCAATGGGTTCCACAAATGGAAAAATTGCACTTTATGACACAACAACATCTTCAGTTACCACACAATTAGATGGTCATTCTGGCACAGTTACAGCAATAACTTGGTCTGAGAATGCTGGTTTGTTCAGTGCAGCAGATGACCACCACATAATTCATTGGAACATCAAAGAAAATGGGGTAAAATGTAAATGGAAATCTGGGAAAAAGAAAACAACATCCTTAGCAATTACAGCAGATGGAAAAAGTTTGTTGTCAGGAGAGAGGAATGTTAAGTGGTGGGATCTGgctactaaaaaattaattaggACATTTACTGGTCATGCTAATCAAGTAACATGTCTTTGTACTGTTAATATGCCATCTGGAAATAATTATGCTATTAGTGGAGCCTATGGTGATGGTTGTCTTAGTGTATGGACTTTAGATGAA CACAGCAATGAGAGAACTCCTGTAACAAATTTAACTCTCCAAGATGATGCAATAAGCATTTCTACAAATGTATCAGAAGATTCTCAGGTGACTGTACTAGTAGTAACTAGGTCTGGACAATCACAGTTATTTCAGTACCAACCGAATGGCCATACAAAACCTTTGAAACCAAGCTTAAATGTTGCAGTAGCTTCTGATATAAATCAAAAAGATAGTGTCCaacaaatttctattttaaatgcaaaattaaCAGATGACCAAAAATTACTTTTAGTATATGGTACATACATTAGCCCTATATTTGAAAGGGTGATTCCAGACTTTTCTGATAAAGTACAGTGCTTGGTACGCTCAGACAATAGAAGAAATAAagataaaaaagaagaaatttccAAAGTGAAAACCGCTGTAATTGCAGACAACGTTGAGTATCTTGGACCAG GATTACTCACGACCTCGCCAAAAAGGAGTAGAAATAATTCTGGATCACAGTTGTTATTAAAAGATAGATTGGAAAACCTTAGTTTAAATGCAGAAACCAGTTCTGAAGGGAAAACTACTGGCACAGGTAGCAATAGGGCACAACTTCTGATTCAAGGCTTGAATAGTAAAGATAAGACTATTTTGAGTAATATTTTTCTTACCAAGAACGAGTCCATTATTAGGAACACTATTATCAAACTACCAGTACAAGCTATTGGACCACTACTGAAAGAGTTGACCATATTGCTTCAGGGCAAAACCTACAC AAGCAAAATTGCTGTGAAATGGTTGGAAGCATTATTGATGGCCCATGCGGGTCAGTTTTTATCACAAGCAGATCTTATGGAATCGTTTGGtccaattttgaatttaatagaTGCTAAATTAGCTTTGCTGTCGGAAGTAGCAAAGCTTAAAGGTCGTGTCTCTCTCGTTACTGGCCAAATTTCTCAAACTGTTGAAGAACAACAAAAGGATGTTACTGAAAATTGCCTTGTTTATCAAGATTCAG ATTCTTCAGATGAAGATGGTGGAATGGAAGATGAGGATCTTGAAAGTGAATCTGATGAACATTGGGATGAGATATCGAATCAAGGAGATGAAGATGATCAGGAAGAACAAGATGAGGATGTCAGAAGTACAAATTCTGACGAAGATAACAAATCTATATCCAGTTAA
- the Hex70a gene encoding hexamerin 70a, with translation MKKTVGGVDNFIIPANYSGWFPARENVPEQKLSYFTEDVGLNAFYFLMNQNYPIFVPSKGENLESLTRGEYYFFIHKQLLARYYLERLANDMGEIELLSVWKPITNGFYPSMHFRNGLPFPQRENNAVVPLRMQKHIWILQDLRSRISNAIDIGFAMDTKGNHVDIYGENGLNIIGNIVQGNADSINKRFYGQLDTLARKIFGFGLDSNVKYQIVPSALQILSTSMRDPVFYSLYKGILSFYMRYKEHTPKYSKEELLCPGVKVESVTVDKLLTYFDDFDSMLNNGVSIRSQKEARASLIKARQQRLNHKPFTYHIDVNSEKNMKAIIRVFLGPKYDVHGHELDLPNNYMNFMEMDEWVVDLKMGSNKIERSSHESIFVMPDEVPSDVFYKKLLASIEGSDSFSYSMQPYGFPDRLILPKGKKEGMPYKLFVVVSPFDEAKAAHMDSPIWGRMLHDGRPMGFPFDRPVDPLHFMTPNMFLKDVVIFHKEVEQLNVPAESPTPKLLKQKNMLRLWLLGLVAVSCVTAEYFDLKNADKDFLQKQKKIYNLLYHISQPSVVNPSLLDEGRAWDLENNIDSYSSRAVVEEFLDMYKHGMLARGDIFSMFYPKILNEMEALFKLFYAANDFDIFYKTALWARINVNEGQFIFALYNAVLKRPDTKYIQLPPPYEMYPYGFFNAEVLEKAHHAKLFSQSDAQKSGEYEVYIIPANYSGWYLNREYDLENKLNYFVEDIGLNSYYFYFRQDYPFWMNSKEYGFPSYRGEEYLYGHKQLLNRYNLERISNDLPRIEDFDWQKPFPIGYYPSMTYHNGLPLPQRPCWSSFPDYKFKYIRDMNNVESRIAAAIDSGFMLSADGKWHNIYNKEGLNMLGNVIEGNADSCNKAFYSSIDILGRKILGYNLEPASNYQIIPSALESFSICMRDPAFYRLYKKIVDYYQRYKMLQKPYSKDEIIYPSLKLESFAVDKLITYFDQFDASISNGLMVENQAEAESSLIKVRQYRLNHKPFYYHIAVVADKPMKAAIRLFLGPKYDSHHKMMELPESLKYFYEIDQWLVDLHSGLNKIVRNSKDCFFLTPDSESSEIFYKRILKAIDGGESLVYNERVAGFPERLLLPKGRKDGMPFQLFLYVSPVSSEFLYSSRIWGDYKMDNRSYGFPIDKPIPNFAYDGPNMMFKDILIYHKDESDPNIPY, from the exons ATGAAGAAAACCGTGGGTGGAGTTGACAACTTCATAATCCCAGCAAATTACAGTGGCTGGTTCCCGGCCAGAGAAAACGTCCCCGAACAAAAGTTGAGTTATTTCACTGAAGATGTTGGTCTAAACGCCTTCTATTTCTTGATGAACCAGAACTACCCAATCTTCGTTCCTAGTAAAGGCGAAAATCTGGAAAGCCTTACTCGTGGTGAATACTACTTCTTCATTCACAAGCAACTCTTAGCAAG GTACTACTTGGAGAGACTTGCAAACGATATGGGTGAAATTGAACTTCTCAGCGTATGGAAACCTATTACGAATGGATTCTATCCCTCGATGCACTTCCGCAATGGACTTCCCTTCCCTCAGAGAGAGAACAATGCTGTTGTGCCACTGCGCATGCAGAAACACATTTGG ATTCTGCAGGACCTACGCTCTAGAATCTCCAACGCAATTGACATTGGCTTCGCTATGGACACTAAAGGCAATCACGTTGACATTTACGGAGAGAACGGTTTGAATATCATTGGTAACATCGTGCAGGGTAACGCTGACAGCATCAACAAGAGATTTTATGGACAACTGGACACTCTAGCTAGGAAAATCTTCGGATTTGGTTTGGACAGCAATGTCAAGTACCAAATTGTACCAAGTGCTCTTCAAATTTTGAGCACCAGTATGAGAGATCCTGTCTTCTACAGTTTGTACAAGGGTATCCTCTCCTTCTACATGAG GTACAAGGAACATACTCCAAAGTACTCGAAAGAGGAGCTGCTCtgccctggtgtgaaagttgAATCAGTAACCGTAGACAAGCTTCTGACATACTTCGACGATTTCGACTCCATGTTGAACAATGGAGTATCCATTCGCAGTCAGAAGGAAGCCAGAGCTAGCCTCATTAAAGCTCGTCAACAACGTCTGAACCACAAACCATTCACCTACCACATTGATGTGAACAGTGAGAAGAACATGAAGGCAATAATTCGAGTCTTCCTTGGACCTAAATACGATGTCCATGGACACGAACTTGATCTCCCGAATAACTATATGAATTTCATGGAAATGGATGAATGGGTCGTTGATC TGAAAATGGGATCCAACAAGATAGAGAGAAGTAGCCACGAATCTATTTTCGTCATGCCAGACGAAGTTCCCAGCGATGTCTTCTATAAGAAACTCCTAGCCAGCATTGAAGGATCAGACTCCTTCAGCTACTCCATGCAACCATACGGTTTCCCTGACAGGCTCATCCTGCCCAAAGGTAAGAAGGAGGGTATGCCTTACAAGCTGTTCGTCGTAGTTTCGCCATTTGACGAAGCCAAGGCCGCACATATGGATTCTCCTATCTGGGGTCGCATGCTCCACGATGGACGTCCCATGGGATTCCCCTTCGACCGACCTGTTGATCCACTGCACTTTATGACGCCTAACATGTTCCTCAAGGATGTTGTCATCTTCCACAAGGAAGTGGAACAATTGAACGTCCCCGCTGAGTCTCC GACTCCAAAGTTATTAAAGCAGAAAAATATGTTGCGATTGTGGCTACTGGGACTAGTAGCCGTTTCTTGTGTAACGGCAGAGTATTTCGACTTGAAAAATGCCGACAAGGATTTTCTACAAAAACAGAAGAAAATTTACAATCTACTGTATCACATTTCTCAACCTAGTGTGGTGAACCCGTCACTGTTGGATGAAGGCCGAGCATGGGACCTCGAGAACAACATAGACTCTTACAGCTCTCGG GCTGTTGTTGAAGAGTTTCTTGACATGTACAAACATGGAATGCTTGCCCGAGGAGATATATTTTCCATGTTTTACCCCAAAATATTGAACGAGATGGAGGCTCTCTTCAAGCTTTTCTATGCAGCAAATGACTTCGATATTTTCTACAAGACTGCTCTTTGGGCTAGAATTAATGTTAATGAAGGCCAATTTATTTTTGCTTTATATAATGCAGTTCTCAAGAGACCAGACACTAAATACATTCAACTGCCACCACCATATGAAATGTATCCTTATGGTTTCTTCAATGCAGAGGTTCTTGAGAAAGCACACCATGCAAAACTGTTCAGCCAGTCAG ATGCACAGAAGTCTGGAGAATATGAAGTCTATATAATCCCAGCAAACTATTCTGGCTGGTACCTCAATCGAGAGTACGATTTGGAAAACAAGCTGAACTATTTCGTAGAGGATATTGGGCTAAACTCTTATTACTTCTACTTCCGCCAGGACTATCCATTCTGGATGAATTCTAAGGAATATGGTTTTCCTAGTTATCGTGGAGAAGAATATCTTTATGGTCACAAACAATTACTTAACAGATACAATCTAGAAAGAATTTCCAATGACTTgcctaggattgaagactttgaTTGGCAGAAACCATTCCCAATTGGCTATTATCCCAGTATGACCTACCACAATGGATTGCCACTTCCTCAGAGACCTTGCTGGAGCTCATTCCCTGACTATAAATTCAAATACATTAGG GATATGAACAATGTAGAATCTAGAATAGCAGCTGCAATTGATTCTGGTTTCATGTTAAGTGCCGATGGTAAATGGCATAATATTTACAATAAAGAAGGTTTAAACATGCTTGGAAATGTAATTGAAGGCAATGCTGATTCTTGCAACAAGGCATTTTACAGCAGCATTGATATCCTTGGCAGAAAGATTCTTGGGTACAATTTGGAGCCTGCAAGCAACTACCAAATCATTCCTAGTGCTTTGGAATCTTTCAGCATCTGCATGAGAGACCCTGCATTCTATCGCCTCTATAAGAAAATAGTTGACTACTATCAAAG GTATAAGATGCTCCAGAAACCATACAGCAAGGATGAAATTATATATCCTAGCCTGAAGCTTGAATCTTTCGCTGTTGATAAGTTAATTACATATTTTGATCAGTTTGATGCATCAATCAGTAATGGTTTAATGGTTGAAAATCAGGCAGAAGCTGAATCTTCTTTAATCAAAGTCAGACAATACCGATTGAACCACAAACCATTCTACTACCACATCGCAGTAGTCGCTGACAAACCAATGAAAGCAGCCATCAGACTTTTCCTTGGGCCAAAGTATGACTCTCATCACAAGATGATGGAGCTTCCAGAAAGTCTGAAGTATTTCTATGAAATTGACCAATGGCTTGTTGACT TGCATTCAGGCTTAAACAAAATTGTACGTAACAGCAAAGACTGCTTCTTTTTGACACCTGATtcagaatccagtgaaatattcTATAAGAGAATATTAAAGGCCATAGATGGTGGTGAATCACTTGTTTACAATGAAAGAGTTGCTGGATTcccagaaagactgttgttaccAAAAGGCAGGAAAGATGGGATGCCATTCCAATTATTCTTATATGTTAGTCCAGTTTCTTCTGAATTCCTATATTCCTCCAGAATATGGGGTGATTACAAGATGGACAATAGATCCTATGGTTTCCCTATAGACAAGCCTATTCCTAACTTTGCATATGATGGACCTAACATGATGTTCAAAGACATCCTCATTTATCACAAAGACGAATCTGATCCAAATATTCcttattaa
- the LOC143184845 gene encoding hexamerin 70b-like, whose translation MKSVLCVLAGLCVLAYASHHESQVADKNHLLKQKAVYELFWHVDQPTLYHSELYQKARSFNLLENVNHFSDKEAVNEFVDLLKHGMLPRGQAFTSMDPEMLHQAVVLFRVLHSAQDFDTFYNVAVWARFNLNELMYIYSLSLAVIHRPDTRFIKLPPLQEILPHFFFNEDVMQKAYNIAMGDVGKL comes from the exons ATGAAGTCCGTTTTGTGTGTTTTGGCTGGCCTGTGTGTCCTGGCGTACGCGTCACACCACGAGTCCCAGGTCGCCGACAAGAACCATCTCCTGAAGCAGAAAGCTGTTTACGAACTCTTTTGGCACGTAGACCAGCCTACTCTCTACCATTCGGAGCTTTATCAGAAGGCTCGCTCTTTCAATCTCCTCGAGAATGTCAACCATTTCTCTGACAAG GAAGCAGTGAACGAATTCGTGGACCTCTTGAAACATGGAATGCTACCACGAGGTCAAGCGTTCACCTCGATGGATCCTGAGATGCTCCACCAAGCAGTGGTGTTGTTCCGTGTGCTGCACAGCGCTCAGGACTTCGACACCTTTTACAACGTTGCTGTCTGGGCTCGTTTCAACTTGAATGAATTGATGTACATCTATTCCTTGAGCCTTGCTGTTATCCACCGTCCTGACACCAGATTTATCAAACTGCCTCCACTGCAAGAGATACTTCCACACTTCTTCTTCAATGAGGATGTTATGCAGAAGGCTTACAATATTGCCATGGGTGATGTTGGTAAGTTGTGA
- the LOC143184922 gene encoding protein-lysine N-methyltransferase EEF2KMT, with the protein MCEDLFEINSLIKQFLCCTPINVLDSKVSKQISYITLEEQKRILEKTVNSNLIKKYPIKLSYQISFLKWFINKIEKSSGEVQDDVYTIYCKLMCSKLDESIHYRHFVLGNEESNYISIQESTNMISRGTTGLCIWQGAVELGQWCIANKNEFHNKVILELGCGVGLTGLYIIKQCSPKQYIFTDSHRAVLQMASNNVKYNLSQMKEMLNDESKSKDDRLVFKTQYNNTDVDVMELRWEDINEYINEHSVVPDIIIGADILYDSDSFHALVTGLKAFLCFDNKYAIIAGMIRNEDTISRFLHELEFHNLIFEECTVPEQLLHIQITNSPVKILKIFKKDNKFSIQ; encoded by the exons ATGTGTGAAGACTTATTTGAGATAAATAGTTTGATAAAGCAATTTCTTTGTTGTACTCCAATAAATGTATTAGATTCAAAA GTTTCAAAACAAATTAGTTATATTACTCTTGAGGAGCAAAAGAGGATATTAGAAAAGACAGTAAATAGtaacttaattaaaaaatatcctATAAAATTATCTTATCAGATATCATTCCTAAAATGGTTTATAAACAAG ATTGAGAAAAGTAGTGGTGAAGTTCAGGATGATGTTTACACAATATATTGTAAGTTAATGTGTTCAAAACTAGATGAATCTATTCATTATCGACACTTTGTATTGGGAAATGAAGAATCAAATTACATCAGTATACAAGAAAGCACAAATATGATATCTAGAGGTACAACAGGATTATGTATTTGGCAG GGTGCAGTTGAATTAGGACAATGGTGTAtagcaaataaaaatgaatttcaTAACAAAGTTATTCTAGAACTCGGTTGTGGAGTTGGATTAACTGGATTGTACATTATTAAACAATGTTCCcccaaacaatatatttttacagATAGTCACAGAGCTGTTTTACAGATGGCTTCtaataatgtaaaatataatttatcaCAAATGAAAGAAATGTTAAATGATGAATCAAAGTCAAAAGATGATAGAttagtattcaaaacacaatacaataATACAGATGTTGATGTAATGGAATTGAGATGGGAAGATATTAATGAATACATAAATGAACATTCTGTTGTACCAGATATAATAATTGGAGCTGATATTTTGTATGACTCGGATTCCTTTCATGCATTAGTAACAGGATTAAAAGCTTTTTTGTGTTTTGATAACAAATATGCTATTATTGCTGGAATGATACGCAATGAGGATACTATTTCAAGGTTTCTGCATGAACTAG AATTTCATAATCTTATCTTCGAGGAGTGTACAGTACCAGAACAACTGTTACATATACAAATAACAAATTCACCTGTTAAAATATTAAAGATTTTTAAGAAAGATAACAAATTTAGTATACAGTAA